A genomic stretch from Streptococcus oralis includes:
- the cas1 gene encoding type II CRISPR-associated endonuclease Cas1 — protein sequence MTWRIVHVCQSEKMQLKLDNLLIKKMGQDYVIPLSDISIIVAEGGETVVTLRLLSALSKYNIALIVCDNEHLPTGIYHSQNGHFRAYKKLQEQLLWTQEQKDKLWQIVTYFKINNQQDVLAMFEKNIDCIQLLADYKDHIEYGDKTNREGHAAKVYFNELFGKKFVRLTQQETDVINAGLNYGYAIMRAQMARIIAGYGLNPLIGIFHKNEYNQFNLVDDLMEPFRQIIDVWVYQNLRDEEYLKYEFRLALTDTLNAKIRYGKETCSVTVAMDKYVKGFLKCISDKNTSKFYCPVVSSIEWS from the coding sequence ATGACTTGGAGAATTGTGCATGTCTGTCAGAGTGAAAAAATGCAATTGAAGTTGGATAACCTTTTAATTAAGAAAATGGGTCAAGACTATGTTATCCCACTGAGTGATATTTCGATAATTGTGGCAGAAGGAGGGGAGACTGTTGTAACTTTAAGATTATTAAGTGCTTTAAGTAAGTATAATATTGCCTTAATTGTCTGTGATAATGAGCACTTGCCTACAGGAATTTACCATTCACAGAATGGCCATTTCAGAGCCTATAAAAAATTACAGGAGCAATTATTGTGGACACAGGAACAAAAAGACAAATTATGGCAAATAGTGACCTATTTTAAAATAAATAATCAACAAGATGTTCTTGCAATGTTTGAGAAAAATATAGATTGTATCCAATTATTAGCAGACTACAAAGATCATATTGAATATGGAGATAAAACCAATCGTGAAGGCCATGCTGCCAAAGTTTATTTCAATGAATTATTTGGAAAGAAATTCGTACGTCTTACACAACAGGAAACGGACGTCATCAATGCTGGTCTAAATTATGGTTATGCCATCATGAGAGCGCAGATGGCACGTATTATTGCTGGTTACGGTTTGAATCCCTTGATTGGCATTTTCCATAAGAATGAATATAATCAATTTAACTTGGTTGATGACCTAATGGAACCTTTTCGGCAGATTATAGATGTCTGGGTTTATCAAAATTTACGAGATGAAGAGTATTTGAAATACGAATTTCGACTGGCATTAACGGATACACTAAATGCAAAGATACGTTATGGGAAAGAAACGTGTTCAGTAACAGTAGCAATGGATAAGTATGTTAAAGGTTTTTTGAAATGTATCTCTGATAAGAATACCAGTAAATTTTACTGTCCGGTGGTTTCGAGTATAGAATGGAGCTAA
- the cas2 gene encoding CRISPR-associated endonuclease Cas2, whose product MRYEALRLLCFFDLPMETNQEKRVYRNFRKDLIANGFEMLQFSVYYRTCPNRSFASKFYKKLSQSNLPSGNVRLLAVTEKQFSEMVLIIGGKTKQEEVVSDNKLVVI is encoded by the coding sequence ATGAGGTATGAAGCATTGAGATTATTGTGTTTTTTTGATCTACCAATGGAAACAAATCAGGAAAAAAGAGTCTATCGTAATTTTCGGAAAGACTTAATCGCAAACGGTTTTGAAATGTTGCAGTTTTCTGTTTATTATAGAACCTGTCCGAATCGAAGTTTTGCTAGTAAATTCTATAAAAAATTAAGTCAGAGTAATTTACCAAGTGGGAATGTCCGTTTGCTAGCAGTGACTGAGAAACAATTTTCTGAAATGGTTTTGATTATAGGTGGGAAAACAAAGCAAGAAGAAGTAGTCAGTGATAATAAGTTGGTAGTTATATGA
- the csn2-St gene encoding CRISPR-associated protein Csn2-St, translating into MKMNISHPYKDNISLSFGQFTQIVGQDQQLKYYIWQILLWYFGGKKYSEEDLVLFEQNEPKILIDDTMVSRSEFSVIQVSNINDLIEQMEYKKGTVAYDYIKKKINSIEIMEQIENINDNLDRISLLLNQKLNLQIDDIIYHTEAKYFNTDQLVQKNFLPYFGKNNKNISFEFVDNKTKFLLFLSMLEVMATNSSEKFLLVLRNLDDFLSYNDFVECCEKMEFLINHSDSLYIVSFPSNEGYLHVSKEVLEEINIVSDYVDHFYSLEFMYDRFTNQYPINQIPDEQEFLTSLRKIGSYLFSSDILHMSLSVEDQVALKILNNLYQYKIKTKFRIESVNPMLLKYLEE; encoded by the coding sequence ATGAAAATGAACATTAGTCATCCGTATAAGGATAATATTTCATTAAGTTTTGGCCAATTTACTCAAATTGTAGGTCAAGATCAGCAATTAAAATACTATATTTGGCAGATACTATTATGGTATTTTGGAGGAAAAAAATATAGTGAGGAAGATTTAGTTCTATTTGAACAAAATGAGCCTAAAATACTAATAGACGATACAATGGTTTCCCGGTCAGAATTCAGTGTTATTCAAGTGTCCAATATCAATGATTTAATTGAACAAATGGAATATAAAAAAGGAACAGTAGCCTATGATTATATAAAGAAAAAGATTAATTCTATAGAGATAATGGAGCAAATTGAAAATATCAATGACAATCTAGATAGGATTTCACTTCTATTGAATCAGAAGTTGAATCTTCAAATAGATGATATTATCTATCATACCGAAGCAAAATATTTTAATACAGATCAATTGGTTCAAAAGAATTTTTTACCATACTTTGGGAAAAATAATAAAAATATTTCATTTGAATTTGTAGACAATAAGACAAAGTTTTTATTATTTCTTTCCATGTTAGAAGTTATGGCGACGAACAGTTCTGAAAAGTTTTTGCTTGTCTTACGAAATTTGGATGATTTTCTATCCTATAATGATTTTGTTGAATGTTGCGAGAAAATGGAGTTTTTGATTAATCATAGCGATTCATTATATATTGTTTCATTTCCTTCCAATGAAGGTTATCTTCATGTATCGAAAGAAGTTTTAGAGGAAATCAATATTGTTTCCGATTATGTTGATCATTTTTATTCTCTAGAATTTATGTATGATCGCTTTACCAATCAGTATCCAATAAATCAAATACCTGATGAACAAGAATTTTTAACCTCTTTAAGAAAAATTGGATCCTATTTATTTAGCTCGGACATTCTCCACATGAGTTTATCTGTAGAAGATCAAGTAGCATTAAAAATTTTGAATAATTTGTATCAGTACAAAATAAAAACAAAATTCCGTATTGAATCAGTCAATCCAATGTTATTGAAATATTTGGAAGAATAG
- the yidA gene encoding sugar-phosphatase, producing the protein MSIKLIAVDIDGTLVNSKKEITPQVFSAIQDAKQAGVKIVIATGRPIAGVAKLLDDLQLRDEGDYVVTFNGALVQETATGHEIISESLTYEDYLDMEFLSRKLGVHMHAITKDGIYTANRNIGKYTVHESTLVNMPIFYRTPEEMDGKEIVKCMFIDEPAILDAAIEKIPAEFYERYSINKSAPFYLELLKKNVDKGSAITHLAEKLGLTKDETMAIGDEENDRTMLEVVGNPVVMENGNPKLKKIAKYITKTNDESGVAHAIRTWVL; encoded by the coding sequence ATGAGTATTAAACTAATCGCCGTCGATATCGATGGTACTCTGGTTAACAGTAAAAAGGAAATCACTCCTCAAGTCTTTTCTGCTATCCAAGATGCCAAACAAGCCGGTGTCAAAATCGTGATTGCAACGGGTCGTCCCATTGCAGGTGTTGCCAAACTTCTGGACGACTTGCAGTTGAGAGACGAGGGTGACTATGTAGTAACCTTCAACGGTGCCCTTGTCCAAGAAACTGCTACTGGCCATGAGATTATCAGCGAATCCTTGACCTATGAGGATTATCTAGATATGGAATTTCTCAGTCGCAAGCTTGGTGTCCACATGCACGCCATTACCAAGGACGGTATCTATACTGCCAATCGCAATATCGGAAAATACACGGTGCATGAATCAACCCTCGTCAACATGCCTATCTTTTACCGCACTCCTGAAGAAATGGATGGCAAGGAAATCGTCAAGTGTATGTTTATCGATGAACCAGCGATTCTCGATGCTGCGATTGAAAAAATCCCAGCAGAATTTTACGAACGCTACTCCATCAACAAATCTGCTCCTTTCTACCTTGAGCTCCTTAAAAAGAATGTAGACAAGGGTTCAGCCATCACTCACCTAGCTGAAAAACTCGGATTAACCAAAGATGAAACCATGGCGATCGGTGACGAAGAAAATGACCGCACCATGCTCGAAGTCGTTGGTAACCCAGTTGTTATGGAAAATGGAAATCCAAAACTCAAAAAAATTGCCAAATACATCACTAAAACAAATGACGAATCTGGCGTCGCCCATGCCATCCGTACGTGGGTATTGTAG
- a CDS encoding HD domain-containing protein, translating into MNEKVFRDPVHNYIHVNNQVIYDLINTKEFQRLRRIRQLGTSSYTFHGGEHSRFSHCLGVYEIARRITEIFEEKYPEEWDPAESLLTMTAALLHDLGHGAYSHTFEHLFDTDHEAITQEIIQSPETEIHQVLLQVAPDFPKKVASIIDHTYPNKQVVQLISSQIDADRMDYLLRDSYFTGASYGEFDLTRILRVIRPVENGIAFQRNGMHAIEDYVLSRYQMYMQVYFHPATRAMEVLLQNLLKRAKELYPEDKDFFARTSPHLLPFFEKKVTLSDYLALDDGVMNTYFQLWMTSPDKILADLSQRFVNRKVFKSITFSQEDQDQLITMRQLVEDIGFDPDYYTAIHKNFDLPYDIYRPESENPRTQIEILQKNGDLVELSSLSPIVQSLAGSRHGDNRFYFPKEMLDQNSIFASITQQFLHLIENDHFTPNKNE; encoded by the coding sequence ATGAACGAAAAAGTATTCCGTGACCCAGTTCACAACTATATCCATGTAAACAATCAGGTCATCTATGACTTGATCAATACCAAAGAATTTCAACGTCTGCGTCGTATCAGACAGCTAGGGACTTCCAGCTATACCTTCCATGGTGGCGAGCACAGTCGCTTTTCCCACTGTTTGGGGGTCTATGAGATTGCTAGACGTATCACAGAGATTTTTGAAGAAAAGTATCCTGAAGAATGGGATCCTGCTGAGTCTCTCTTGACCATGACCGCTGCGCTCCTTCATGACCTCGGGCATGGTGCCTACTCGCATACTTTTGAACATCTCTTTGATACAGATCATGAGGCCATTACCCAGGAAATCATCCAAAGTCCTGAGACAGAGATTCACCAAGTCCTGCTACAAGTAGCGCCTGATTTCCCCAAAAAGGTTGCCAGCATCATTGACCATACCTATCCTAACAAGCAGGTCGTACAGCTCATTTCCAGTCAGATCGATGCGGACCGCATGGACTATCTCTTGCGCGACTCCTATTTTACAGGAGCATCATATGGGGAATTTGATCTGACTCGCATTCTCCGAGTCATTCGTCCAGTCGAAAATGGCATCGCCTTTCAGCGCAATGGCATGCACGCCATTGAAGACTACGTCCTCAGCCGTTACCAGATGTATATGCAGGTTTATTTCCACCCAGCAACACGGGCAATGGAAGTTCTCCTACAAAATCTCCTCAAACGTGCCAAGGAACTCTATCCTGAAGACAAGGACTTCTTTGCACGCACTTCTCCTCATTTGCTACCTTTTTTTGAAAAGAAAGTTACTCTATCTGATTATCTGGCTCTGGATGATGGTGTGATGAATACCTACTTCCAGCTTTGGATGACCAGTCCTGACAAAATTCTCGCAGACTTGTCGCAACGCTTTGTCAACCGCAAGGTCTTTAAATCCATCACCTTTTCTCAAGAGGACCAAGACCAACTCATAACCATGAGACAACTGGTTGAAGACATCGGCTTTGATCCCGACTACTACACTGCCATTCATAAGAACTTTGACCTTCCTTATGATATCTATCGCCCCGAATCTGAAAATCCGCGGACACAGATTGAAATTTTACAAAAGAATGGAGACCTGGTAGAACTCTCTAGCCTGTCTCCTATCGTCCAATCCCTTGCTGGCAGTCGCCATGGAGATAATCGTTTCTATTTCCCGAAAGAAATGTTGGACCAAAATAGCATCTTCGCAAGTATCACCCAGCAATTTTTACACTTGATTGAGAACGATCATTTTACCCCAAATAAGAACGAATAG
- a CDS encoding DUF1934 domain-containing protein, whose amino-acid sequence MKIRMRNRIQFDEQLEVIDQLYDVEVREKGDYSYLLFYNEEKEKVVLKFHSQELVMTRFSNPKTIMRFLKDSDSLAYIPTPMGMQEFIIQTSHYKLDGQKIELAYQLQNQEGHPFASYQLEITWG is encoded by the coding sequence GTGAAGATTCGGATGCGAAATAGGATTCAGTTTGATGAACAGTTGGAAGTCATAGACCAACTCTATGACGTGGAAGTGCGTGAAAAGGGAGATTATAGCTATCTGCTTTTCTACAATGAGGAAAAGGAGAAAGTGGTTCTCAAGTTTCATAGTCAAGAACTGGTGATGACCCGTTTTTCCAATCCGAAAACAATTATGCGTTTTCTAAAGGATAGTGATAGTTTAGCCTATATTCCGACTCCAATGGGGATGCAGGAATTTATCATTCAAACGAGTCACTATAAACTGGATGGGCAAAAGATTGAACTAGCCTATCAACTGCAAAACCAAGAGGGGCACCCCTTTGCCAGCTATCAATTAGAAATTACCTGGGGATAA
- a CDS encoding DEAD/DEAH box helicase, with the protein MKTKLPTDWQELSDQFGFQEFTPIQTQLFEPILTGENLLGVSPTGTGKTLAYLLPSLLRLQKKKAQQLLILAPNTELAGQIFDVCKTWAETIGLTAQLFLSGSSQKRQIERLKKGPEILIGTPGRIFELIKLKKIKMMNVETIILDEFDQLLDDSQIHFVEKITHYAPRDHQLIYMSATTKFDQEKIAPNTRTIDLSDQKLDNIQHFYMQVDQRHRVDMLRKLAHVEDFRGLVFFNSLSDLGSAEEKLQYRDILAVSLASDVNVKFRKVILEKFKDKQLTLLLATDLLARGIDIDSLECVVNFDVPRDIETYTHRAGRTGRMGKEGYVITLVTHPEELKKLKKFASVREIVLKNQELYIK; encoded by the coding sequence ATGAAAACCAAACTACCCACTGATTGGCAAGAACTGAGCGATCAATTCGGTTTCCAAGAATTTACCCCCATTCAAACTCAACTATTTGAGCCCATTCTTACTGGAGAAAACCTCCTAGGAGTGAGCCCAACAGGAACTGGTAAGACGCTAGCTTATCTCTTACCTAGTCTTCTCAGACTACAAAAGAAAAAAGCCCAGCAACTCTTGATTCTAGCACCAAATACAGAACTAGCTGGACAGATTTTTGACGTATGTAAAACGTGGGCAGAGACTATCGGCTTGACTGCTCAGCTCTTCCTATCAGGCTCAAGTCAGAAACGCCAGATTGAACGCCTTAAAAAAGGACCAGAAATTCTGATTGGAACCCCTGGCCGTATATTTGAGTTGATTAAATTGAAAAAAATCAAGATGATGAATGTGGAAACCATCATCCTGGATGAATTTGACCAATTGCTCGATGATTCTCAGATTCACTTTGTCGAAAAAATCACTCACTATGCACCTCGTGACCACCAACTCATCTACATGAGTGCGACGACCAAGTTTGACCAAGAAAAGATTGCACCAAACACGCGCACTATTGATCTATCTGATCAAAAACTGGATAACATCCAACATTTCTACATGCAGGTAGACCAACGTCACCGAGTGGATATGCTACGAAAACTAGCTCATGTAGAGGATTTCCGTGGCCTGGTCTTCTTTAACAGCTTGTCAGACCTTGGAAGTGCGGAGGAAAAACTACAGTATCGCGATATCTTGGCTGTTTCCCTCGCCAGCGATGTCAATGTTAAATTTCGAAAAGTCATCTTAGAAAAGTTTAAAGACAAGCAACTAACCCTACTCCTTGCAACTGACCTTCTGGCTCGTGGGATTGATATCGATAGCCTAGAATGTGTCGTAAACTTTGATGTTCCTAGAGATATCGAAACCTACACTCACCGCGCTGGCCGTACAGGTCGCATGGGCAAAGAGGGCTATGTTATCACTCTCGTAACCCATCCTGAAGAACTTAAAAAACTCAAGAAGTTCGCTAGTGTGCGTGAAATTGTCCTAAAAAACCAAGAACTCTATATCAAATAA
- a CDS encoding Gfo/Idh/MocA family protein, giving the protein MLKLGVIGTGAISHHFIEASHASGEYQLVAVYSRKLETAATFASRYQDIQLFDQLGDFFKSSFDVVYIASPNSLHFVQAKAALSAGKHVILEKPAVTQPQEWLDLRQTAEKNNCFIFEAARNYHEEAFTTIKNFLADKQVLGADFNYAKYSSKMPNLLAGQTPNVFSDRFAGGALMDLGIYPLYAAIRLFGKAQDATYQAQQLDNSIDLNGDGILFYPEFQVHIKAGKNITSNLPCEICTADGTLTLSTIEHVRSAIFTNHQGNQVQLPIQQAPHTMTEEVAAFAQMIQQPDQTLYQNWLDDASSVHELLYTMRQTAGIRFEAEK; this is encoded by the coding sequence ATGCTTAAATTAGGTGTTATCGGAACAGGCGCTATCAGCCATCATTTCATAGAAGCATCCCATGCCAGTGGAGAATACCAGCTGGTTGCTGTCTACTCTAGAAAGTTAGAAACTGCGGCAACCTTTGCTTCCCGCTATCAGGATATCCAACTCTTTGATCAATTAGGAGACTTCTTTAAGTCTTCCTTTGATGTGGTCTATATCGCCAGTCCAAACTCCTTGCATTTTGTTCAAGCAAAGGCTGCCTTGTCTGCTGGCAAGCATGTCATTCTTGAAAAACCAGCTGTCACTCAGCCACAAGAGTGGCTGGATTTGAGACAGACAGCTGAGAAAAATAATTGTTTTATCTTTGAAGCAGCACGAAACTACCACGAGGAAGCTTTTACTACTATCAAAAACTTTTTAGCAGACAAGCAAGTGTTGGGAGCAGATTTCAACTATGCCAAGTATTCATCCAAGATGCCGAACTTGTTGGCTGGGCAGACGCCAAATGTCTTTTCAGACCGTTTTGCTGGTGGAGCCCTTATGGATTTGGGGATTTATCCCCTCTACGCTGCCATTCGCCTCTTTGGAAAAGCTCAGGACGCGACTTATCAGGCGCAACAACTTGACAATAGCATTGACTTAAATGGAGATGGTATCCTCTTCTACCCAGAATTTCAAGTTCACATCAAGGCTGGGAAAAACATCACTTCCAATCTTCCTTGTGAGATTTGCACAGCAGATGGAACCTTGACCCTCAGCACGATTGAACATGTCCGCTCAGCTATTTTTACTAACCACCAAGGAAATCAAGTTCAACTCCCTATCCAACAAGCTCCCCATACGATGACTGAGGAAGTTGCTGCATTCGCACAGATGATCCAGCAACCAGACCAGACGCTCTACCAGAACTGGCTGGATGATGCAAGCTCTGTTCATGAGCTATTATATACCATGCGCCAGACTGCTGGCATTAGATTTGAGGCAGAAAAATGA
- a CDS encoding YoaK family protein — translation MRLLPIRKISRQSKRLALFLTFCAGYVDAYTFIVRGNTLVAGQTGNVVFLSVGLIQQNVSDASAKVMTLLFFMMGVFFLTLYKEKLRIVKKPILSLIPLAVLSLIIGFVPQTVDNIYLVPPLAFCMGLVTTAFGEVSGIAYNNAFMTGNIKRTMLAFGDYFRTKHTPFLREGLIFVSLLSSFVFGVVFSAYLTIYYQEKTILGVPLMMSIFYFSMLFASWRKKGKKKLKFD, via the coding sequence ATGAGATTATTACCAATAAGAAAAATATCACGTCAGTCTAAGAGGCTAGCGCTTTTTTTGACTTTTTGTGCAGGGTATGTCGATGCCTATACCTTTATCGTGCGAGGGAACACCCTTGTGGCTGGACAAACAGGGAATGTGGTTTTTCTCTCTGTAGGACTCATTCAACAAAATGTATCGGATGCTAGTGCTAAAGTAATGACCTTGCTTTTCTTTATGATGGGTGTCTTTTTTCTGACATTGTATAAGGAAAAACTACGAATTGTTAAAAAGCCGATTTTGTCCTTGATTCCACTTGCAGTCTTATCCCTAATTATAGGCTTTGTGCCGCAAACGGTTGACAATATCTATCTCGTACCGCCCTTGGCCTTTTGTATGGGTCTGGTGACAACTGCTTTTGGAGAAGTGTCAGGTATTGCCTATAATAATGCTTTTATGACAGGGAATATCAAACGAACCATGTTGGCTTTTGGAGATTATTTCCGGACCAAGCATACGCCTTTCCTACGAGAGGGCTTGATTTTTGTTAGCTTGCTTAGCAGTTTTGTCTTCGGAGTTGTTTTTTCAGCTTATTTGACGATTTATTATCAGGAGAAGACAATTCTAGGTGTTCCTCTTATGATGAGTATCTTTTACTTCAGTATGCTTTTTGCTTCTTGGAGAAAAAAAGGAAAGAAAAAGCTTAAATTTGATTGA
- the rplU gene encoding 50S ribosomal protein L21, whose translation MSTYAIIKTGGKQVKVEVGQAIYVEKLNVEAGQEVTFNEVVLVGGENTVVGTPLVAGATVVGTVEKQGKQKKVVTYKYKPKKGSHRKQGHRQPYTKVVINAINA comes from the coding sequence ATGAGCACATACGCAATTATCAAAACTGGCGGAAAACAAGTTAAAGTTGAAGTTGGTCAAGCAATCTACGTTGAAAAATTGAACGTTGAAGCTGGTCAAGAAGTTACTTTTAACGAAGTTGTTCTTGTTGGTGGTGAAAACACTGTTGTCGGAACTCCACTTGTTGCTGGAGCTACTGTAGTTGGAACTGTTGAAAAACAAGGAAAACAAAAGAAAGTTGTTACTTACAAGTACAAACCTAAAAAAGGTAGCCACCGTAAACAAGGTCACCGTCAACCATATACAAAAGTTGTCATCAACGCAATCAACGCTTAA
- a CDS encoding ribosomal-processing cysteine protease Prp, which yields MIQAVFERAEDGELRSAEITGHAESGEYGLDVVCASVSTLAINFVNSIEKFAGYEPILELNEDEGGYLKVDIPADLPSHQREMTQLFFESFFLGMANLSENSSEFVQTRVITEN from the coding sequence ATGATACAAGCAGTCTTTGAGAGAGCCGAAGATGGCGAGCTGAGGAGTGCGGAAATTACTGGACACGCCGAAAGTGGCGAATACGGCTTAGATGTCGTGTGTGCATCGGTTTCTACGCTTGCCATTAACTTTGTCAATTCCATTGAGAAATTTGCAGGCTACGAACCAATCTTAGAATTAAACGAAGATGAAGGTGGCTATCTAAAGGTTGATATACCAGCGGATCTTCCTTCACACCAGAGAGAAATGACGCAGTTATTCTTCGAATCATTTTTCTTAGGTATGGCAAACTTATCGGAGAACTCTTCTGAGTTCGTCCAAACCAGAGTTATCACAGAAAACTAA
- the rpmA gene encoding 50S ribosomal protein L27, giving the protein MLKMTLNNLQLFAHKKGGGSTSNGRDSQAKRLGAKAADGQTVTGGSILYRQRGTHIYPGVNVGRGGDDTLFAKVEGVVRFERKGRDKKQVSVYPIAK; this is encoded by the coding sequence ATGTTAAAAATGACTCTTAACAACTTGCAACTTTTCGCCCACAAAAAAGGTGGAGGTTCTACATCAAACGGACGCGATTCACAAGCAAAACGTCTTGGAGCTAAAGCAGCTGACGGACAAACTGTAACAGGTGGATCAATCCTTTACCGTCAACGTGGTACACACATCTATCCAGGTGTAAACGTTGGACGTGGTGGAGACGATACTTTGTTCGCTAAAGTTGAAGGCGTAGTACGCTTTGAACGTAAAGGTCGCGATAAAAAACAAGTTTCTGTTTACCCAATCGCTAAATAA
- a CDS encoding LysR family transcriptional regulator has translation MNIQQLRYVVAIANSGTFREAAEKMYVSQPSLSISVRDLEKELGFKIFRRTSSGTFLTRRGMEFYEKAQELVKGFDVFQNQYANPEEEKDEFSIASQHYDFLPPTITAFSERYPDYKNFRIFESTTVQILDEVAQGHSEIGIIYLNNQNKKGIMQRVEKLGLEVIELIPFQTHIYLREGHPLAQKEELVMEDLADLPTVRFTQEKDEYLYYSENFVDTSASSQMFNVTDRATLNGILERTDAYATGSGFLDSDSVNGITVIRLKDNLDNRMVYVKREEVELSQAGTLFVEVMQEYFDQKRKS, from the coding sequence ATGAACATTCAACAATTACGCTATGTTGTGGCCATTGCCAATAGTGGTACTTTCCGTGAAGCTGCTGAAAAGATGTATGTTAGTCAGCCAAGTCTGTCTATTTCTGTGCGCGATTTGGAAAAAGAGCTGGGTTTTAAGATTTTCCGTCGGACGAGTTCGGGGACTTTTTTGACCCGTCGTGGTATGGAATTTTATGAGAAAGCGCAGGAATTGGTCAAAGGATTTGATGTTTTTCAAAATCAATATGCCAATCCTGAGGAAGAAAAGGATGAATTTTCCATTGCCAGCCAGCACTATGACTTCTTGCCACCAACGATTACGGCCTTTTCGGAACGTTATCCTGACTACAAGAACTTTCGTATTTTTGAGTCTACCACAGTTCAAATTTTAGACGAAGTGGCTCAAGGACATAGTGAGATTGGGATTATCTACCTCAACAATCAAAATAAAAAGGGCATCATGCAACGGGTTGAAAAGCTTGGTTTAGAAGTTATTGAACTAATTCCTTTCCAGACTCACATTTATCTTCGTGAAGGGCATCCTTTAGCACAGAAAGAGGAATTGGTCATGGAGGACCTAGCGGATTTACCAACGGTTCGGTTTACTCAGGAAAAGGATGAGTATCTATACTATTCAGAGAACTTTGTCGACACCAGCGCGAGCTCGCAGATGTTCAATGTGACCGACCGTGCTACTTTGAATGGTATTTTGGAGCGGACAGATGCCTATGCGACTGGATCTGGATTTTTAGATAGTGACAGTGTTAATGGCATCACAGTCATTCGTCTCAAGGATAATCTAGATAATCGCATGGTCTACGTCAAACGGGAAGAGGTGGAGCTTAGCCAAGCTGGGACTCTTTTCGTTGAGGTTATGCAAGAATATTTTGATCAAAAGAGGAAATCATGA
- the lspA gene encoding signal peptidase II, with the protein MKKRGIVAVIVLLLIGLDQLVKNYVVQQIPLGEVRSWIPNLVSLTYLQNRGAAFSMLQDQQWLFAVITLVVMVGAIWYLHKHMEDSLWLVFGLTLIIAGGLGNFIDRMSQGFVVDMFHLDFINFAIFNVADSYLTVGVIVLLIAMLKEEVNGNKN; encoded by the coding sequence ATGAAAAAAAGAGGAATAGTAGCAGTCATTGTACTGCTTTTGATTGGGCTGGATCAGTTGGTCAAAAATTATGTTGTCCAGCAGATTCCACTGGGTGAAGTGCGTTCGTGGATCCCCAATCTTGTTAGCTTGACCTACCTGCAAAATCGTGGGGCAGCCTTCTCCATGCTGCAAGATCAGCAGTGGTTATTTGCTGTCATTACACTGGTCGTCATGGTAGGTGCCATTTGGTATCTACATAAACACATGGAGGATTCTCTCTGGTTGGTTTTTGGACTGACCTTGATAATCGCGGGAGGTCTGGGCAACTTTATCGACAGAATGAGTCAAGGTTTTGTGGTGGATATGTTTCACCTAGACTTTATCAACTTTGCGATTTTCAATGTTGCTGACAGCTATTTGACAGTTGGTGTGATTGTTTTATTGATTGCAATGCTTAAAGAGGAAGTAAATGGAAATAAAAATTGA